The Microbacterium sp. SORGH_AS_0862 genome has a segment encoding these proteins:
- a CDS encoding TetR/AcrR family transcriptional regulator → MAWDTERTRRQLLSAATAEFAEHGPAGARIDRIAEAAGINKERIYSYFGNKDALFEAVIVHELAEVFEEVPLEGEGPQAIGAYAARLFDRIVRKPEIGRLMAWEGLVRGGDVPGRTVREEHCRSKVGAVQRALPGVSKSDAGQLLLTVVTLTDGWAVFPQLAEMFTADRFGDRRDAVRRLAEREAAAAMERAAS, encoded by the coding sequence ATGGCCTGGGACACCGAACGTACCCGGCGGCAGCTGTTGTCCGCCGCGACCGCGGAGTTCGCCGAGCACGGTCCCGCCGGTGCGCGCATCGACCGGATCGCGGAGGCCGCCGGAATCAACAAGGAGCGGATCTACTCCTACTTCGGCAACAAAGACGCTCTGTTCGAAGCCGTCATCGTGCACGAGCTCGCCGAGGTGTTCGAAGAGGTACCGCTCGAGGGTGAGGGGCCGCAGGCCATCGGTGCGTACGCTGCGCGTCTGTTCGACCGGATCGTGCGCAAGCCGGAGATCGGCCGCTTGATGGCCTGGGAGGGTCTGGTGCGCGGGGGAGACGTGCCGGGCCGCACCGTTCGAGAAGAGCATTGCCGTTCGAAGGTGGGCGCGGTGCAGCGAGCGCTTCCCGGCGTCTCGAAGTCGGATGCGGGGCAGCTGCTGCTGACCGTGGTCACGCTCACCGACGGATGGGCGGTGTTCCCGCAGCTGGCCGAGATGTTCACCGCGGACCGTTTCGGCGATCGGCGCGACGCGGTGCGGCGGCTCGCCGAGCGTGAGGCGGCCGCGGCGATGGAGCGCGCCGCATCCTGA
- the fbaA gene encoding class II fructose-bisphosphate aldolase, with product MPVATPDQYAEMLDRAKAGGFAYPAINAASSQSINAILQGLTEAGSDGIIQVTTGGADYFAGHTVKGRATGAIAFAKFATEVAKNYPITVALHTDHCPKPALEDFVLPLIAASEEEVKAGRNPLFQSHMWDGSAVPLDENIAIAKELLPRIKAINAILEVEIGVVGGEEDGVKHEGSNEALYTTTADVAKAVEALGLGDAGRWIAALTFGNVHGVYKPGNVKLRPELLGEIQEGIAAQFGTGPKPLDLVFHGGSGSTPEEIALAVANGVVKMNIDTDTQYAFTRSVAGFMFSNYDGVLKVDGEVGNKKAYDPRAWGKVAESAMAARVVEATQQLGSAGKSLGA from the coding sequence ATGCCCGTCGCAACACCCGATCAGTATGCCGAGATGCTCGACCGCGCGAAGGCGGGCGGCTTCGCGTACCCGGCCATCAACGCGGCGAGCTCGCAGTCGATCAACGCGATCCTGCAGGGCCTCACGGAAGCCGGTTCCGACGGCATCATCCAGGTCACCACCGGCGGCGCCGACTACTTCGCCGGCCACACCGTCAAGGGTCGCGCGACCGGCGCGATCGCCTTCGCGAAGTTCGCCACCGAGGTCGCCAAGAACTACCCGATCACGGTCGCCCTTCACACCGACCACTGCCCCAAGCCCGCGCTCGAGGACTTCGTGCTGCCGCTGATCGCCGCATCCGAAGAAGAGGTCAAGGCCGGCCGCAACCCGCTCTTCCAGTCGCACATGTGGGATGGCTCGGCTGTTCCCCTCGACGAGAACATCGCGATCGCCAAGGAGCTGCTGCCCCGCATCAAGGCGATCAACGCGATCCTCGAGGTCGAGATCGGCGTCGTCGGCGGCGAAGAGGACGGCGTGAAGCACGAGGGCTCGAACGAGGCGCTCTACACGACCACGGCGGATGTGGCCAAGGCCGTCGAGGCCCTCGGTCTCGGCGACGCCGGCCGCTGGATCGCGGCGCTGACCTTCGGCAACGTGCACGGCGTCTACAAGCCCGGCAACGTGAAGCTGCGTCCGGAACTCCTCGGTGAGATCCAGGAGGGCATCGCTGCGCAGTTCGGCACCGGCCCGAAGCCCCTCGACCTCGTGTTCCACGGCGGCAGCGGCTCGACCCCGGAAGAGATCGCCCTCGCGGTCGCGAACGGCGTCGTGAAGATGAACATCGACACCGACACCCAGTACGCGTTCACCCGCTCGGTCGCGGGCTTCATGTTCTCGAACTACGACGGTGTCCTGAAGGTCGACGGCGAGGTGGGCAACAAGAAGGCCTACGACCCGCGCGCCTGGGGCAAGGTCGCGGAGTCGGCCATGGCCGCCCGCGTCGTCGAGGCGACGCAGCAGCTCGGCTCCGCCGGCAAGTCGCTCGGCGCCTAA
- a CDS encoding DNA recombination protein RmuC: protein MDPVILLVAALCLAAGIALGWFAAHARASGQQGALSARAAAAESAAAAARAELERQGGLYREFVERQRAEQRERDDRDRRENAVVAALAPVRDTLAQVRIKVDDLERERHAQYGALAEQLRRAQETDDLLRDTTASLSSALRSTSTRGVWGEVQLRRVVEAAGLTRHVDFDVQSSIGSDAGSGRPDMIVRLPGGKAIAVDAKVPLDAFIEAQAIAETAQGEDAMRRRALRDKHVKALRAHIDALAKKQYWAGIESSPEFVICFVPNEALLATALDEDPALLDYAFRQRVALASPVNLWAVLRTVAYTWTQEAVSDDARELFTLGTQLYERLGGLTKHIDDLRRGIERTVDGYNRFVGSLESRVLVTARRFPGIDETKLDAVASPAALESTPRRLSAPEFTAALDEVRRAASDDAEEHASADGAQLPASPA, encoded by the coding sequence ATGGACCCCGTGATCCTCCTCGTCGCCGCGCTGTGCCTCGCGGCCGGCATCGCCCTCGGCTGGTTCGCCGCGCACGCCCGCGCCTCCGGTCAGCAGGGCGCGCTCTCGGCCCGCGCCGCGGCCGCCGAATCCGCCGCTGCGGCGGCGCGCGCCGAACTCGAGCGGCAGGGTGGGCTGTACCGCGAGTTCGTGGAGCGTCAGCGCGCCGAACAACGCGAACGCGACGACCGCGATCGTCGCGAGAACGCCGTCGTGGCCGCCCTCGCCCCCGTCCGCGACACCCTCGCGCAGGTGCGGATCAAGGTCGACGACCTCGAGCGAGAGCGCCACGCCCAGTACGGTGCTCTGGCCGAGCAGCTTCGCCGCGCGCAGGAGACCGACGACCTGCTGCGCGACACGACCGCGTCACTCTCCTCGGCGCTGCGCTCGACGAGCACCCGCGGCGTGTGGGGCGAGGTGCAGCTGCGCCGCGTCGTCGAGGCGGCGGGACTCACCCGCCACGTGGACTTCGACGTGCAGTCATCGATCGGCTCGGATGCGGGCTCGGGTCGCCCCGACATGATCGTGCGGCTCCCCGGCGGCAAGGCCATCGCCGTCGACGCCAAAGTGCCCCTCGACGCGTTCATCGAGGCGCAGGCGATCGCCGAGACCGCTCAGGGCGAGGACGCGATGCGCCGCCGCGCGCTCCGCGACAAGCACGTGAAGGCTCTGCGCGCCCACATCGACGCGCTCGCGAAGAAGCAGTACTGGGCGGGAATCGAATCGAGCCCCGAGTTCGTCATCTGTTTCGTGCCGAACGAGGCACTGCTGGCGACGGCGCTCGACGAAGACCCCGCACTGCTCGACTACGCGTTCCGCCAGCGCGTCGCGCTCGCTTCCCCCGTCAACCTCTGGGCGGTGCTCCGCACGGTCGCCTACACGTGGACGCAGGAGGCGGTCTCCGACGACGCCCGCGAGCTGTTCACGCTGGGCACACAGCTCTATGAGCGACTCGGCGGGCTCACCAAGCACATCGACGACCTGCGTCGCGGCATCGAGCGCACGGTCGACGGCTACAACCGGTTCGTGGGTTCGCTCGAGAGCCGCGTCCTGGTGACCGCGCGACGCTTCCCGGGTATCGACGAGACCAAGCTGGATGCGGTCGCCTCCCCCGCCGCGCTCGAGTCGACGCCGCGTCGGCTGAGCGCCCCAGAGTTCACCGCTGCTCTCGACGAGGTGCGGCGGGCCGCATCCGACGACGCGGAAGAGCACGCCTCCGCCGACGGGGCACAGCTGCCGGCATCCCCCGCCTGA
- a CDS encoding DUF4245 domain-containing protein gives MARGPRVVAELGRPETPDETAARKAESSRIYRSSQTFRNLIAALLATLGVVIVIIFAVPRGNPAPAPAVDVAEIADGFADAYGRPVISPDVPENWRVNQAQLEGNSVPAFTIVYVPDAESYINIAQAFDADAGWVARTLNGAAPTGTETIDGIEWQRYEISDARSAGGVSYALATPAGPDQILVYGTATPDTAEQLATTVTDTILQLREETP, from the coding sequence ATGGCCCGAGGACCCCGCGTCGTCGCCGAGCTCGGACGCCCCGAGACGCCCGACGAGACCGCCGCCCGCAAGGCGGAGTCCTCGCGCATCTACCGCTCGAGCCAGACGTTCCGCAACCTCATCGCCGCACTGCTCGCGACGCTCGGCGTCGTGATCGTGATCATCTTCGCCGTGCCGCGTGGCAACCCGGCCCCCGCGCCCGCGGTGGACGTCGCCGAGATCGCCGACGGTTTCGCGGACGCCTACGGTCGCCCGGTCATCTCCCCCGACGTTCCCGAGAACTGGCGCGTGAACCAGGCGCAGCTCGAGGGCAACAGCGTGCCCGCCTTCACGATCGTCTACGTCCCCGACGCCGAGAGCTACATCAACATCGCTCAGGCCTTCGACGCGGATGCGGGGTGGGTGGCCCGCACGCTCAACGGCGCCGCCCCGACCGGCACCGAGACCATCGACGGCATCGAGTGGCAGCGCTACGAGATCTCAGACGCCCGCTCCGCCGGCGGCGTGTCGTACGCTCTCGCGACCCCTGCGGGACCCGACCAGATCCTTGTGTACGGCACGGCCACGCCCGACACCGCGGAGCAGCTGGCCACGACCGTCACCGACACCATCCTTCAGCTGCGCGAGGAGACACCGTGA
- a CDS encoding NAD-dependent epimerase/dehydratase family protein has protein sequence MKLLVLGGTAWLGRTTAASAISAGHDVTCATRGTDVPDGARHVRVDRDDPDGLAPLADTRWDAVIDVSRQPGQVRRATRGLRAHRYVFVSTCNVYASQAEIGADESATLLDPLDVDVMTDPEDYGRAKVACEDAVREVFGTDRSAIVRPGLIGGPGDPTGRSTYWPRRFAAPSNPDGVVLAPDAPGLPTALIDVRDLAAWLVRLAEGAGSGAFNAQGEPHPLPEHLEAAKAAAGHRGEVVTAAEDWLAAQGVNEWSGPRSLPLWLRDETWYGMNARSTARAVGAGLDRRPLESTLADVLGGAVVSGAGLTDEEERELLAQLQR, from the coding sequence ATGAAGCTCCTCGTTCTCGGCGGCACCGCGTGGCTCGGACGCACGACGGCCGCATCCGCGATCTCCGCCGGCCACGACGTCACCTGCGCGACCCGCGGCACGGACGTTCCGGATGGAGCGCGGCACGTTCGCGTCGACCGCGACGACCCCGACGGCCTCGCGCCCCTCGCCGACACGCGATGGGATGCGGTGATAGACGTGTCCCGCCAGCCCGGGCAGGTGCGGCGCGCCACGCGCGGGCTGCGCGCCCATCGGTACGTCTTCGTCTCGACGTGCAACGTGTACGCGAGCCAGGCAGAGATCGGCGCGGACGAGTCGGCGACGCTGCTGGATCCTCTCGACGTCGACGTGATGACCGACCCCGAGGACTACGGGCGCGCCAAGGTCGCCTGCGAGGATGCGGTGCGCGAGGTCTTCGGCACCGACCGATCGGCCATCGTTCGCCCCGGGCTCATCGGCGGTCCGGGCGACCCGACAGGACGCAGCACGTACTGGCCGCGCCGCTTCGCCGCTCCGTCGAACCCCGACGGTGTCGTGCTGGCGCCCGACGCACCCGGCTTGCCGACCGCGCTGATCGACGTGCGAGACCTCGCCGCGTGGCTCGTGCGACTCGCGGAGGGCGCGGGATCGGGCGCCTTCAATGCCCAGGGCGAGCCGCATCCGCTCCCCGAGCACCTTGAGGCGGCGAAAGCTGCCGCCGGGCACCGCGGCGAGGTGGTCACGGCAGCAGAAGACTGGCTCGCGGCGCAAGGCGTCAACGAGTGGTCCGGGCCGCGGTCGCTGCCGCTCTGGTTGCGTGACGAGACGTGGTACGGGATGAACGCGCGGTCAACGGCCCGCGCCGTGGGCGCGGGACTCGATCGTCGACCGTTGGAATCGACCCTCGCCGATGTGCTCGGCGGGGCAGTCGTGTCGGGAGCGGGGCTCACCGACGAGGAGGAGCGCGAGCTGCTCGCGCAGCTGCAGCGGTAG
- a CDS encoding exonuclease domain-containing protein, producing MSLDFTAIDFETANSSSASACAVGLARVRGGRIVATAGWLIRPPEGHDRFFELNIGIHGIRPEHVVDAKGWSEQLDDIAAFAGADVLVAHNAGFDMAVLRRACAATGDICPPYRYACSLQLARRTYDLPSYRLPIVAAEAGFAEFRHHDATADAAASAAIMIDAARRWDAPDIDALAEASRIRICEIDTAVAAAA from the coding sequence GTGTCACTGGATTTCACCGCGATCGACTTCGAGACGGCGAACTCCTCCAGCGCTTCGGCGTGCGCGGTGGGTCTGGCCCGCGTCCGCGGCGGCCGCATCGTCGCGACCGCGGGGTGGCTGATCCGTCCGCCCGAGGGTCACGATCGCTTCTTCGAGTTGAACATCGGCATCCACGGCATCCGCCCGGAGCACGTGGTGGACGCGAAGGGCTGGAGCGAGCAGCTCGACGACATCGCGGCGTTCGCCGGCGCGGACGTGCTCGTCGCGCACAACGCCGGGTTCGACATGGCGGTGCTGCGGCGCGCGTGCGCCGCGACCGGCGACATCTGCCCGCCCTACCGCTACGCCTGCAGCCTGCAGCTCGCGCGCCGCACCTACGACCTGCCGAGCTACCGGCTGCCGATCGTCGCGGCCGAGGCGGGCTTCGCGGAGTTCCGCCACCACGACGCGACAGCGGATGCGGCCGCGTCCGCTGCCATCATGATCGATGCCGCGCGGCGCTGGGATGCGCCCGACATCGACGCCCTCGCCGAGGCCTCCCGCATCCGGATCTGCGAGATCGACACGGCGGTCGCCGCGGCCGCCTGA
- the xseA gene encoding exodeoxyribonuclease VII large subunit, with protein MTRFAPDAAPEAPHGDDVHPRDATREAPTSVARFNETIRAFISSWGSVWVEGEITSWNVRGGNVYGRLKDLTGDASVSFRIWSSTLQRLPDDLKVGDRVVASVKSDYFVRTGDFSVLVSAMRHTGIGDQLAAIEQLRTRLRAEGLFSPERKRPLPFLPHLVGLITGERSDAEKDVHRNAELRWPQVSFRTEYAAVQGDRCVPETIAALQKLDADPDVDVIIIARGGGDPQHLLGFSDERLLRAVAAAMTPVVSAIGHENDHPLLDDVADLRASTPTDAAKRVVPDVGEQRTLVRQLRARLGSRLSMRVSHDIAQLEQLRSRPVLRDPDALLERRAHEIELLAARGRDTIDRSHTHAARQTAELRASLRALSPGATLARGYAIAHVAGGVIVRDAAQAPEGTELTVTVARGSFAATSGGEVPETSAAATDA; from the coding sequence ATGACGAGGTTCGCACCGGATGCGGCGCCCGAGGCCCCGCACGGTGATGACGTCCATCCCCGTGACGCCACCCGCGAAGCGCCCACATCCGTCGCCCGGTTCAACGAGACGATCCGGGCGTTCATCTCCTCCTGGGGCTCGGTGTGGGTCGAGGGCGAGATCACGTCGTGGAACGTGCGCGGCGGCAACGTCTACGGCAGGTTGAAAGACCTGACCGGCGACGCGAGCGTGTCGTTCCGCATCTGGTCGTCGACGCTGCAGCGCCTGCCCGACGACCTCAAGGTGGGCGATCGCGTCGTCGCGAGCGTCAAATCCGACTACTTCGTGCGCACGGGCGACTTCAGCGTCCTGGTGTCCGCGATGCGGCACACCGGCATCGGCGATCAGCTCGCCGCGATCGAGCAGCTGCGCACCAGGCTGCGCGCCGAGGGGCTCTTCTCCCCCGAGCGCAAGCGGCCGCTTCCGTTCCTCCCGCACCTCGTCGGGCTCATCACGGGTGAGCGATCGGATGCGGAGAAAGACGTGCACCGCAACGCCGAGCTGCGCTGGCCGCAGGTGAGTTTCCGCACCGAGTACGCCGCGGTGCAGGGCGATCGGTGCGTGCCCGAGACGATCGCCGCGCTGCAGAAGCTGGATGCCGATCCCGACGTCGACGTGATCATCATCGCCCGCGGCGGCGGCGACCCGCAGCACCTGCTGGGTTTCAGCGATGAACGACTCCTGCGCGCGGTCGCCGCGGCCATGACGCCCGTCGTCTCGGCGATCGGGCACGAGAACGACCACCCCCTGCTCGACGACGTCGCCGACCTCCGCGCCTCGACGCCGACGGACGCCGCGAAGCGCGTCGTGCCGGATGTGGGAGAGCAGCGCACCCTCGTGCGCCAGCTGCGGGCGCGCCTTGGCTCACGCCTCAGCATGCGGGTCTCGCACGACATCGCGCAGCTCGAGCAGCTGCGCTCTCGTCCGGTGCTCAGAGACCCCGATGCGCTTCTCGAGCGGCGCGCCCACGAGATCGAGCTGCTCGCGGCGCGCGGACGCGACACGATCGACCGCTCCCACACCCATGCGGCCCGCCAGACGGCCGAGCTGCGCGCCTCGCTGCGTGCCCTTTCGCCCGGCGCCACACTCGCCCGCGGTTACGCGATCGCCCACGTCGCGGGCGGCGTGATCGTGCGGGATGCGGCGCAGGCTCCCGAGGGCACGGAGTTGACCGTCACGGTCGCCCGCGGCTCGTTCGCGGCCACCTCCGGCGGCGAGGTGCCCGAGACGTCTGCGGCGGCGACGGACGCCTAG
- a CDS encoding exodeoxyribonuclease VII small subunit: MSAPEETAPEIASLSFEQARDELVRVVAELEQGSPTLEQSLSLWERGEALAARCEEWLLGAKRRLDAARSGAEGEL, from the coding sequence ATGTCCGCGCCCGAGGAGACCGCTCCCGAGATCGCGTCGTTGTCGTTCGAGCAGGCGCGTGACGAGCTCGTGCGTGTCGTCGCCGAGCTCGAGCAGGGCTCGCCCACCCTCGAGCAGTCGCTCTCGCTGTGGGAGCGCGGCGAGGCGCTCGCGGCCAGGTGCGAGGAGTGGCTGCTGGGCGCCAAGCGTCGACTGGATGCGGCGCGCTCCGGCGCCGAGGGCGAACTCTGA
- a CDS encoding MOSC domain-containing protein, producing the protein MTARIVAVCAVHALIPDAGTIGVTAIDKRPLDGAVRVGPYGVRGDVQANRKHHGGLEQAVYAYAQEDAAFWESELGRELAPGWFGENLRTEGIDVNAVVIGERWRIGDTLELEVTRHRNPCQTFARRLGGPEARGWVKRFADERRLGPYFRVVKSGAISAGDEIVVLSRPAGAPGLLDGV; encoded by the coding sequence ATGACCGCCCGCATCGTCGCCGTCTGCGCCGTGCACGCGCTGATTCCGGATGCGGGCACGATCGGCGTCACCGCGATCGACAAGCGTCCGCTCGACGGCGCGGTGCGCGTCGGCCCGTACGGGGTGCGCGGCGACGTTCAGGCGAACCGCAAGCACCACGGCGGCCTCGAGCAGGCCGTGTATGCCTACGCACAGGAGGACGCCGCGTTCTGGGAGAGCGAGCTGGGGCGTGAGCTGGCCCCCGGCTGGTTCGGCGAGAACCTGCGCACCGAGGGCATCGACGTCAACGCGGTCGTGATCGGGGAGCGGTGGCGCATCGGCGACACGCTCGAGCTCGAGGTCACGCGTCACCGCAACCCCTGCCAGACCTTCGCCCGCCGCCTCGGCGGTCCGGAGGCTCGCGGCTGGGTCAAGCGCTTCGCTGACGAGCGTCGGCTCGGCCCCTACTTCCGCGTGGTGAAGTCGGGCGCGATCTCCGCGGGTGACGAGATCGTCGTGCTCTCGCGACCGGCGGGAGCCCCGGGGTTGCTCGACGGCGTCTGA
- a CDS encoding DUF6264 family protein, with product MSDERPRPQYGEYATPEEQRARIRQPDATFDLDAGKAPDAAPPAPAPTPAAGPAARNPRSMDRVATIALLALGLFEVLRSIPGFVDPNELLTQLLTQFGVDGGLTDAAGARAWGAAAAILLAVGWFATAAVSVWNLRAGRLSFWIPLVGGVVFTLLASVLLVVPLMSDPGLMQQIGGITPLPTPSAT from the coding sequence ATGAGCGACGAGCGCCCCCGCCCCCAGTACGGCGAGTACGCGACGCCCGAAGAGCAGCGCGCCCGCATCCGCCAGCCCGACGCGACGTTCGACCTCGACGCGGGCAAGGCTCCGGATGCGGCGCCGCCCGCACCCGCCCCGACTCCTGCTGCGGGCCCCGCGGCGCGAAACCCCCGATCCATGGACCGCGTGGCCACGATCGCGCTGCTCGCCCTCGGCCTGTTCGAGGTGCTGCGCTCGATCCCCGGCTTCGTCGACCCCAACGAGCTGCTGACGCAGCTCCTGACGCAGTTCGGTGTGGATGGGGGACTGACGGATGCGGCCGGCGCCCGAGCATGGGGAGCGGCAGCCGCCATCCTGCTCGCGGTCGGTTGGTTCGCGACCGCGGCCGTCTCGGTGTGGAATCTGCGCGCCGGACGCCTGAGCTTCTGGATCCCGCTCGTGGGCGGCGTGGTCTTCACGCTCCTGGCGAGCGTGCTCCTCGTCGTGCCGCTGATGTCGGACCCCGGCCTCATGCAGCAGATCGGCGGCATCACGCCCCTTCCGACCCCGAGCGCCACATGA
- the glpX gene encoding class II fructose-bisphosphatase: protein MVSLTADMSPLHPDRNLALELVRATEAAAIRSVPFIGRGQKEMADGAAVDAMRAFLTTVNFDGVIVIGEGEKDNAPMLFNGEHVGTGRGPKCDIAVDPIDGTSLTAAGRNNALSVIAVADHGAMLDASSVFYMDKLVTGPAGVGVVDIRLPIGENIRLLAKALGKPVDEIVVSVLHRPRHDQLIEEIREAGAGTRLMSDGDVAGGINAARHNARTDMCVGIGGSPEGIVTACAIKALGGHIQGRLAPRNDDEKQRGIDAGLKVDGTVYEAEDLVKGKNTIFVATGVTDGQLVAGVRREGEHIYTESVVLRGASGTLRRISSEHLTSKWL from the coding sequence ATGGTGAGCCTTACCGCGGACATGAGCCCGCTGCATCCCGACCGTAACCTCGCGCTCGAGCTCGTGCGTGCGACGGAGGCTGCGGCCATCCGCTCCGTTCCCTTCATCGGGCGCGGCCAGAAGGAGATGGCCGACGGGGCGGCGGTCGACGCGATGCGCGCCTTCCTCACCACCGTGAACTTCGACGGTGTGATCGTCATCGGCGAGGGCGAGAAGGACAACGCGCCCATGCTCTTCAACGGCGAGCACGTCGGCACGGGACGAGGACCGAAGTGCGACATCGCGGTCGACCCGATCGACGGCACCTCGCTGACCGCCGCCGGACGCAACAACGCGCTCTCCGTCATCGCGGTCGCCGACCACGGCGCCATGCTCGATGCGTCCAGCGTCTTCTACATGGACAAGCTCGTCACCGGTCCCGCCGGCGTCGGCGTCGTCGACATCCGCCTGCCCATCGGCGAGAACATCCGCTTGCTCGCGAAGGCGCTCGGCAAGCCCGTCGACGAGATCGTCGTGTCGGTGCTGCACCGTCCGCGCCACGATCAGCTCATCGAGGAGATCCGCGAGGCCGGCGCCGGAACCCGCCTGATGAGCGACGGCGATGTCGCCGGCGGTATCAACGCCGCCCGCCACAACGCCCGCACCGACATGTGCGTGGGGATCGGCGGGAGCCCCGAAGGCATCGTCACCGCCTGCGCGATCAAGGCGCTCGGCGGCCACATCCAGGGCCGTCTCGCGCCGCGCAACGACGACGAGAAGCAGCGCGGGATCGACGCGGGCCTCAAGGTCGACGGCACTGTCTACGAGGCCGAGGACCTCGTCAAGGGCAAGAACACGATCTTCGTCGCCACGGGCGTGACCGACGGTCAGCTGGTCGCCGGTGTGCGCCGCGAGGGTGAGCACATCTACACCGAGAGCGTCGTGCTGCGCGGTGCCTCCGGCACCCTCCGCCGCATCTCGAGCGAGCACCTCACCTCGAAGTGGCTGTGA
- a CDS encoding 4-hydroxy-3-methylbut-2-enyl diphosphate reductase produces MPARSGRLQDIPVVGRKRVLLAAPRGYCAGVDRAVIAVEKALERYGAPVYVRKQIVHNVHVVTELEAKGAIFVEEVDEVPAGAHVVFSAHGVSPAVVSAAADRGLQAIDATCPLVTKVHREAVRFARDDFEILLIGHLGHEEVEGTAGEAPEHVTIVNSPADADTVEVRDPDKVVWLSQTTLSVDETMETVRRLRERFPNLQDPPSDDICYATQNRQVAIKKVARDADLVIVVGSANSSNSVRLVEVALEHGAKAAYRVDYAEEVRQEWLDGVATVGVTSGASVPEVLVQEVLDVLAGAGYADVAEVRTAEEDLIFSLPKELRRDASGATDARARGGRGRA; encoded by the coding sequence ATGCCGGCGCGCAGCGGCCGGCTTCAGGATATCCCGGTCGTCGGACGTAAGAGAGTGCTGCTGGCAGCCCCCCGTGGGTACTGCGCCGGCGTCGACCGTGCGGTCATCGCCGTCGAGAAGGCGCTCGAGCGCTACGGCGCACCCGTCTACGTGCGCAAGCAGATCGTGCACAACGTGCACGTCGTGACCGAGCTCGAGGCCAAGGGGGCGATCTTCGTCGAGGAGGTCGACGAGGTGCCCGCCGGCGCCCACGTGGTCTTCAGTGCGCACGGCGTCTCGCCCGCCGTGGTCTCGGCCGCCGCCGACCGCGGCCTGCAGGCGATCGATGCGACCTGTCCCCTCGTGACCAAGGTGCACCGCGAGGCCGTGCGCTTCGCCCGCGACGACTTCGAGATCCTGCTCATCGGTCACCTCGGACACGAGGAGGTCGAGGGCACCGCCGGCGAAGCGCCCGAGCACGTGACGATCGTGAACTCGCCCGCCGACGCCGACACCGTCGAGGTGCGCGACCCCGACAAGGTCGTGTGGCTTTCGCAGACGACCCTTTCGGTCGACGAGACGATGGAGACCGTGCGCCGCCTGCGCGAGCGGTTCCCGAACCTGCAGGATCCGCCGTCCGACGACATCTGCTACGCCACGCAGAACCGCCAGGTCGCGATCAAGAAGGTCGCGCGCGACGCGGATCTGGTCATCGTGGTCGGCTCCGCGAACTCGTCCAACAGCGTGCGCCTCGTCGAGGTCGCCCTCGAGCACGGAGCCAAGGCCGCCTACCGCGTCGATTACGCGGAGGAGGTTCGCCAGGAGTGGCTGGACGGCGTCGCCACGGTCGGTGTGACCAGCGGCGCCTCCGTGCCCGAGGTGCTCGTGCAGGAGGTGCTCGACGTGCTCGCCGGTGCCGGCTATGCCGACGTCGCCGAGGTGCGCACCGCCGAGGAGGACCTCATCTTCTCGCTTCCCAAGGAGCTGCGCCGCGACGCATCCGGCGCGACCGACGCCCGCGCCCGCGGCGGACGGGGGCGCGCATGA